The nucleotide sequence ATCGACGGCGCGGTTTGGCACCTCGATGTCGGCTCATCGCATCCTGGGGCTGGAGAAGGTCCCAAGGGTCCGGCTGTTCGCCGGTTAAAGCGGTACGCGAGCTGGGTTCAGAACGTCGTGAGACAGTTCGGTCCTTATCCGTTGTGGGCGCAGGATGTCTGAGGAGAGCAGTCCCTAGTACGAGAGGACCGGGATTGACGGACCTCTGGTGTTCCAGTTGTCGTGCCAACGGCATTGCTGGGTAGCTACGTTCGGAAAGGATAAGCGCTGAAAGCATCTAAGCGCCAAGCCTCCTCCAAGATGAGACATCCCCATCAGGCACCTGGCAGACTACCAGGTTGATAGGCAGGGTGTGTAAGCGTGGCGACACGTTCAGCTAACCTGTACTAATAAGCCGATCGGCTTGGCCATATTTCTTCCGATTCCGCGGTAGATTTTCCGTGGGGATACGAATTGTGACGATCCCGCCGGGAGTTTTACTCCCGGCGGGATCGAGAAATTTTCCCCGTGACCATGTCGAAGGGGCCACACCCGTTCCCATCCCGAACACGGTCGTTAAGCCCTTCTGAGCCGATGGTACTTCCCGGGAGACTGGGAGGGAGAGTAGGTCGTCGCGGGGTTTTCTCTAAGAGCCCCCGGGAGCTTCGGCTTTCGGGGGCTCCCGTTTTCAGGGGCGCGTTGCGGTTTGCGCGCGTGGTCGATCGCCTTGTGTATCGCCCGAAGCGCTGTTAAACTTCGCAGGTATACGCTATGGAGAGAGCTATGGAGTGCGACCTGATCGAACTGGCGAAGGCGAAGCAGCTGACGATCGAGACCCTGCGCTCCATGCTGCAGCCGGTGGGAGAAGTGATCAGCCTCGATCGTTTCGAGGTGTCCATCGCCCGGTGCGGAAAATGCGGACGCTTCTTCATTTATTGTTTCCGTGAAGTCATCGGCCTCGACATCGACGATTATTGGACCTTCTGGATACCCGTTGACGCCGTCGAGCTCCCGGAAGTAAGGACGGAGCAAGTGCTCTTCCAGTACATGGGAGAGATGATCCGGGAACGAAGCCACATCGTCATGGACCCGGACGGCAAGATCGAATGGAACGAAGGGGGTTCGATTCTGGGGTTCATCCATTTCTTTCCCCGGCGCCCGGAACCGGTCCAGGGAGAGTCCTCGGAACTGGAATAAGAAAAAATTGAACCACAGAGGTTTTTTTCTCTATGGTATGCCCTATGCTCTTTGCTTCTCACTGTCTCCACCGAGACATCTTCATCCCGCCTTCACAACCCGAAAACTCTCTGTGTAAATCTGTGGACCGCTTTGGGGGGCCGAGGCGGAGGTTACTGAATTCTTCCCCTGAACCCTAACTTCCGGCCCGGTGTTCCGCGACCATATCCAGGAAATATTGATGGAAGCGGAGGTCGTCCGTGAGTTCGGGGTGAAACGAGGTCGCCAGCAGGTGTTCTTGACGGACCGCGGCGGGGGAACCGTCGGGCAGCCGGGCCAGGATAACCAGGTTTTTCTGCTCCGCCGCCTCAAATTTAGGCGCCCGGATGAAGACGGCGGGGAAAGGCCGGGGTTCGCCGGGCAGCACGGGGATATCCAGGTCGATTTCGAAACTGTCCACCTGCCGCCCGAAAGCGTTGCGAACCACCGAAATGCCCAACGTTCCCAGCAGCGGTCGTTCCCCCCGGATTTCCGCGGCCAGGGCGATCATCCCCGCGCAGATGCCCCAGGTAGGGCGGGAACGGCTGAATACGCGCAGGGGTTCGAGCAGTTCGAAAGTTTCGGCCAGTTTCCCCATGGTCGTACTTTCGCCGCCGGGAATAATCAATCCGTCAAGGGGAGCGAGCTGGGCGGGGAGTCGGACCTCGGTCACTTCGGCGCCGAGAAGTCTGAGGATGCCGACATGCTCGATGAAGGCCCCCTGGAGGGAAAGGAGGCCGATCCTCGGGGACGCACCGGTAACTGAAGGGGGTCGTTTCATCCGGAGCGGATCCCGGCGTTCCTACCAACCGCGCCCTTCCAGCCGCTGCTTTTCGTCCAGGGAGTCAACGTTGATTCCCACCATGGGCTCACCCAGGTTGGCGCTGACTCGGGCCAGGATTTCGGGGTTCTGATAGTGGGTGGTGGCCTCGACGATAGCTTTGGCCCGCCCGGCGGGGTCTCCGCTCTTGAAGATCCCGGAGCCGACGAAGACGCCGTCGACACCGATCTGCATGAGCAGGGCGGCGTCGGCGGGGGTGGCGATGCCGCCGGCGGCGAAATTGACCACGGGCAACCGCCCCGCCTTCCGGGTCTGCACGACCAGTTCCAGGGGGGCTCCCAGTTCCTTGGCGTAAGAGGTCAGCTCTTCCAGCGGCATGTTCTGCAGCCGGCGGATCTCGCCGAGGACCGTCCGGGCATGAAAAACGGCCTGGACGACGTCGCCGGTGCCCGCTTCGCCCTTGGTTCTGATCATGGCCGCCCCTTCCGCGATCCGGCGCAGCGCTTCCCCCAGGTTCCGGGCGCCGCAGACGAAGGGAATGGTGAAATCGTGTTTCCAGATGTGGTTCCGGGAGTCCGCGGGGGTGAGGACCTCGCTCTCGTCGACGTAATCGACCCCGAGCGCCTGGAGGATCTGGGCTTCGACGAAGTGCCCGATTCTGGCCTTGGCCATAACCGGAATGGTCACCGCGGCCATGATCTCTTTGATCAAACCGGGGTCGGACATCCGGGCGACGCCGCCTTGTGCCCTGATATCGGCGGGGACCCGTTCCAGGGCCATTACCGCCACCGCTCCCGCTTTTTCGGCGATCACCGCCTGGTCGGGGGTGACGACGTCCATGATCACCCCGCCTTTGAGCATCTGGGCCAAACCCGCTTTGACTTTAAAGCTTCCGGCTACGGCTCGGGCCCCGCCGGTGTTTTTATTCGCGTTCATCCAAGGCTCCTTTATTGTCGAAATATACTACCGATCCCGGAAAGGCGTGAACCATTAATTTCGCCTTTCCCCACTCCCGGGCGCCGCGCCCGCGATAGGTTTTTGACCCGGGCGCCGGGTATGGTAGCCTCTCCCCGACCGGCCCGGAGGATCGGGGATGTATCATTACCAGGAAACCGACACTTACTTCGCTCAAACGGCGGAAGAAGTCAAGGATATCGCCCAGGCCGAATTGCGGGCTCTGGGCGCGGTCGAGACGCGTTCCGATTACCGCGGAATCCATTTCAGCGCGCCCCCTAAGAATTTTTACGCCATTAATTACCGGGGGCGCTTGTTTTCCCGGGTCCTGGCGCCTTTGACGGTCTTTTGGTGCCGTTCGGAGCGGGACCTCTACCGGGGAGCCGCGGCCATCGCCTGGGAGGATTTTCTCGACCCGGGCCGGACGTTCGCGGTTTCCGCATCCGTGAGCCGCAGTTGCGTCAAGCACTCCCGGTACGCGGCCCTGCGCGTTAAAGACGCGGTGGTCGATTATTTCCGGGAACGCACGGGTAAGCGCCCCGCGGTGGACACCCGGAACCCGGATGTCGGCGTCCATCTTTATCTGGCCGGCAATAAGGCCACCCTCAGCGTGGACGCCTCGGGAGGTTCCCTCCACCGGCGGGGGTATCGACACGACGGCCTGACCGCGCCCATGGCGGAGACGGTGGCCGCGGCCGTGCTCGCGTATGCGGAATGGGAAGGAGAAACGCCCCTGTATGACCCGTTCTGCGGATCGGGGACGATACTCTGCGAAGCCTACATGC is from bacterium and encodes:
- the pdxT gene encoding pyridoxal 5'-phosphate synthase glutaminase subunit PdxT, encoding MKRPPSVTGASPRIGLLSLQGAFIEHVGILRLLGAEVTEVRLPAQLAPLDGLIIPGGESTTMGKLAETFELLEPLRVFSRSRPTWGICAGMIALAAEIRGERPLLGTLGISVVRNAFGRQVDSFEIDLDIPVLPGEPRPFPAVFIRAPKFEAAEQKNLVILARLPDGSPAAVRQEHLLATSFHPELTDDLRFHQYFLDMVAEHRAGS
- the pdxS gene encoding pyridoxal 5'-phosphate synthase lyase subunit PdxS, with the protein product MNANKNTGGARAVAGSFKVKAGLAQMLKGGVIMDVVTPDQAVIAEKAGAVAVMALERVPADIRAQGGVARMSDPGLIKEIMAAVTIPVMAKARIGHFVEAQILQALGVDYVDESEVLTPADSRNHIWKHDFTIPFVCGARNLGEALRRIAEGAAMIRTKGEAGTGDVVQAVFHARTVLGEIRRLQNMPLEELTSYAKELGAPLELVVQTRKAGRLPVVNFAAGGIATPADAALLMQIGVDGVFVGSGIFKSGDPAGRAKAIVEATTHYQNPEILARVSANLGEPMVGINVDSLDEKQRLEGRGW
- a CDS encoding THUMP domain-containing protein, which gives rise to MYHYQETDTYFAQTAEEVKDIAQAELRALGAVETRSDYRGIHFSAPPKNFYAINYRGRLFSRVLAPLTVFWCRSERDLYRGAAAIAWEDFLDPGRTFAVSASVSRSCVKHSRYAALRVKDAVVDYFRERTGKRPAVDTRNPDVGVHLYLAGNKATLSVDASGGSLHRRGYRHDGLTAPMAETVAAAVLAYAEWEGETPLYDPFCGSGTILCEAYMRASKIPAGFLRPSFGFERFPDFDADLWRTVREEAESGIRPVAPGAVSGSDVSPDAVRAALRNCSAIDPEGRVKIVESDVFDLEGLENTTIVCNPPYGLRLGKGADLGNFYRRLGDFLKQRCRGATAYIYFGNREFIKNIGLKPSWKRLLVSGGLEGRLAKYELY